The following are encoded in a window of Planktothrix sp. FACHB-1365 genomic DNA:
- the sfsA gene encoding DNA/RNA nuclease SfsA, protein MGSYLYRYPSLESGVLLKRYKRFLADIQLSSGEVITAHCPNTGPMTGVCIPGNLVMVSHNAGKTRKYPYTWELIQLTSEVDPLNNQLTWVGINTALPNKVIYLALIERLFPELGNYSEIKKEVPYGIDLKSRVDFVLKGEDKLIYLEVKNTTWCKGEIALFPDTVTERGQKHLKELIEIVKQGDRAVMLYFINRGDCTEFAPGDIADPVYGQLLRIAISEGVEILPCRFEVTPEGIQYLGLAELSFDGTDGLPSIDTKKQ, encoded by the coding sequence ATGGGTTCTTATTTGTATCGCTATCCATCCCTTGAGTCTGGGGTTTTGCTCAAACGTTATAAACGATTTTTAGCTGATATTCAGTTAAGCTCTGGGGAGGTCATTACCGCCCATTGTCCCAATACAGGGCCCATGACCGGGGTTTGTATCCCTGGAAACTTGGTGATGGTGTCTCACAACGCCGGGAAAACTCGCAAATATCCCTACACTTGGGAGTTAATTCAGTTAACCTCGGAGGTTGACCCCCTAAATAATCAGTTAACTTGGGTGGGAATTAATACCGCTTTACCGAATAAAGTGATTTATTTAGCCTTAATAGAACGGTTATTTCCTGAATTAGGAAATTATAGTGAAATTAAGAAAGAAGTTCCCTATGGAATCGATTTAAAAAGTCGGGTTGATTTTGTCTTGAAAGGTGAGGATAAACTGATTTATTTAGAAGTTAAAAATACGACTTGGTGTAAGGGGGAAATTGCTTTATTTCCTGATACGGTGACAGAACGAGGACAAAAACATTTAAAGGAATTAATTGAAATTGTTAAACAAGGCGATCGCGCCGTAATGTTATACTTTATTAATCGCGGAGATTGTACCGAATTTGCCCCCGGAGATATTGCCGACCCGGTTTATGGTCAACTCTTGAGAATAGCAATTTCAGAAGGGGTAGAAATCTTACCTTGTCGGTTTGAAGTTACCCCGGAAGGAATTCAATATTTAGGATTAGCAGAATTATCATTTGATGGGACTGATGGACTGCCTAGCATAGACACAAAAAAGCAATGA
- the murJ gene encoding murein biosynthesis integral membrane protein MurJ — MSEEPKRSRSLVGIATIVAVATLISKVFGLVRQQVMAAAFGVGPAIDAYNYAYVIPGFLLILLGGINGPFHSAIVSALANRDRKDAEVLVETVSTLVGIFLLIITVGLVIFATPLIDLMAPGLMLTPEGIATRSIAIEQLKIMAPMALFAGLIGIGFGTLNAADMYWLPSISPLFSSAALILGLGVLIGILGDDVDSPKYMVLGGEVLAWSTLAGAVLQWLIQVPAMWKSGLGTLRLRFNFKIPGLEDVMKVMLPATLSSGMLQINVYTDLFFASYIPQAASAMGYSGLLVQTPLGIISNMILVPFLPLFARLRDPENWPELKDRIRQSLILTAITMLPLSTLMVALALPTVRVVYERYAFNLEASEFVASILMAYSVGMFFYLGRDVLVRVFYGLGDGETPFRVSIFNIFLNGVLDFIFVKYWGAPGLVLATVGVNIVSMVMFLWLLHIRLNGLPWREWSLPFLGLTIISVISGAVSWATLQGLRLLISSNDFLVLLMELVLPGLVGLLVFAILILFLRLPEVDLLVSRLRQKFQR, encoded by the coding sequence GTGTCAGAAGAACCAAAACGCTCTCGTTCGTTAGTCGGAATTGCTACTATTGTTGCAGTTGCCACCCTCATTAGTAAAGTTTTTGGCTTAGTTCGTCAACAAGTGATGGCGGCGGCTTTTGGTGTGGGGCCAGCCATTGATGCTTATAATTATGCTTATGTTATCCCCGGATTTCTATTAATATTATTAGGGGGAATTAACGGCCCCTTTCATAGTGCTATTGTCAGTGCGTTAGCTAACCGTGACCGCAAAGATGCAGAAGTTTTAGTCGAGACGGTTTCTACATTAGTCGGAATATTTTTATTAATTATAACCGTCGGATTAGTCATTTTTGCCACTCCCTTAATTGATTTAATGGCTCCGGGTTTAATGCTAACACCGGAAGGAATAGCCACCCGAAGTATTGCCATTGAACAGTTAAAAATTATGGCTCCGATGGCGTTATTTGCGGGGTTAATTGGCATTGGATTTGGCACGTTAAATGCGGCGGATATGTATTGGTTGCCCTCCATTAGTCCGTTATTTTCCAGTGCTGCTTTAATTTTAGGATTAGGGGTATTAATTGGTATTTTAGGAGATGATGTTGATAGTCCTAAATATATGGTTTTAGGGGGAGAAGTTTTAGCGTGGTCAACTTTAGCCGGGGCGGTTTTACAATGGTTAATTCAAGTTCCGGCGATGTGGAAATCCGGGTTAGGAACGTTACGTCTCCGATTTAATTTTAAAATTCCAGGGTTAGAAGATGTGATGAAAGTCATGTTACCCGCTACATTATCATCAGGAATGTTACAAATTAATGTCTATACGGATTTATTTTTCGCCTCTTATATTCCTCAAGCTGCATCGGCAATGGGCTATTCTGGGTTGTTAGTTCAAACTCCCTTGGGAATCATTTCTAATATGATTTTGGTTCCGTTTTTACCGCTTTTTGCTCGTTTGAGAGATCCTGAAAACTGGCCAGAATTAAAAGACCGGATTCGTCAGTCGTTAATTTTAACGGCAATTACAATGTTACCCTTAAGTACATTAATGGTGGCTTTAGCTTTACCGACGGTGAGGGTAGTTTATGAACGGTATGCGTTTAATTTAGAAGCATCGGAGTTTGTCGCTTCGATTTTAATGGCTTATTCAGTGGGGATGTTCTTTTATTTAGGACGAGATGTATTAGTCCGAGTATTCTATGGGTTAGGGGATGGAGAAACCCCATTTAGAGTCAGTATTTTTAATATTTTCTTAAATGGGGTATTAGATTTTATTTTCGTTAAATATTGGGGCGCGCCCGGTTTAGTATTAGCAACGGTTGGGGTTAATATTGTCTCAATGGTGATGTTTTTATGGCTATTACATATTAGATTAAATGGTTTACCTTGGCGGGAATGGAGTTTACCGTTTTTGGGATTAACGATTATTAGTGTTATTTCTGGGGCGGTCAGTTGGGCAACTTTACAAGGGTTAAGATTGTTAATTAGCAGTAATGACTTTTTAGTATTATTAATGGAATTAGTGCTTCCGGGTCTTGTCGGACTATTGGTTTTTGCAATCTTAATTCTATTTCTAAGATTACCCGAAGTAGATTTATTAGTGTCTCGACTCCGCCAGAAGTTTCAAAGGTAG
- the hppD gene encoding 4-hydroxyphenylpyruvate dioxygenase, with translation MMEFDHVHFYVQDAKRTRDWFIHNLGFQGIGSRNLFHTQTEIVYQGSVYFLLSSPLTPESPVAQFLQAHPSGVVDVGFQVQDLELRIKPLLEQGVRVISPLKSYSYQGETLKCLTLEGWQGLRHTFTEQTGSFPGKLLPGFPELFPLAAPGLLSIDHVVLNVQSGDLKTAISWYQNYLGFQPQQSFEIQTERSGLNSQVLVHPQGQVQFPINEPTSANSQIQEFLEINRGSGIQHIALKTSNLGQQVNHLRQRGLSFLTVPDEYYLQLQNRWHDSPLLIDWERLKADQILIDWEPLSPEAMLLQIFTQPIFEEPTFFFEFIERKICTVQGQLRQAQGFGEGNFRALFEAIEREQIKRQASI, from the coding sequence ATGATGGAGTTTGATCATGTCCATTTCTATGTTCAAGATGCCAAACGAACACGGGATTGGTTTATTCATAATTTAGGATTTCAAGGAATTGGGAGTCGGAACCTTTTTCACACCCAAACCGAAATCGTTTACCAAGGTTCAGTTTATTTTCTATTGTCTTCCCCCCTGACTCCTGAGAGTCCTGTGGCGCAATTTTTGCAGGCTCATCCGTCTGGGGTGGTAGATGTTGGCTTTCAAGTTCAAGATTTAGAATTAAGGATTAAACCCCTTCTCGAACAAGGCGTTCGGGTCATTTCCCCCTTAAAATCTTATTCCTATCAAGGAGAAACTTTAAAATGCTTAACCTTAGAAGGATGGCAAGGATTACGTCATACCTTTACTGAACAAACGGGCTCTTTCCCTGGAAAACTGCTTCCGGGTTTTCCTGAGCTATTTCCCCTCGCTGCTCCGGGTTTACTGTCCATTGATCACGTTGTTTTAAATGTACAATCTGGAGATCTAAAAACCGCCATTTCTTGGTATCAAAATTATTTAGGGTTTCAACCGCAACAGAGTTTTGAAATTCAAACTGAACGTTCTGGATTAAATAGTCAAGTCTTGGTTCATCCCCAAGGTCAAGTTCAGTTTCCAATTAATGAACCCACATCAGCTAATTCTCAAATTCAAGAATTTTTAGAGATTAATCGCGGTTCAGGAATTCAACATATTGCTCTAAAAACTTCAAATTTAGGACAACAGGTTAATCATTTGAGACAAAGAGGATTATCTTTTTTAACCGTTCCCGATGAATATTATTTGCAATTACAAAACCGTTGGCATGATTCCCCCTTATTAATTGATTGGGAACGGTTAAAAGCGGATCAAATTTTAATCGATTGGGAACCCTTAAGCCCAGAAGCAATGCTATTACAAATTTTTACCCAACCGATTTTTGAAGAACCGACGTTTTTCTTTGAATTTATTGAACGAAAAATTTGTACTGTTCAAGGTCAACTGCGACAAGCTCAGGGTTTTGGCGAGGGGAATTTTAGAGCTTTATTTGAAGCTATAGAACGGGAACAAATTAAACGCCAAGCCTCAATTTAA
- a CDS encoding PAS domain S-box protein, producing the protein MDLNRFSKQVLAMQDRFSRLLHGAEPIKALTPQLSSTFVMEMGWALEELQVAQEELQEKNMVLAEALEASVHERKRYEDLFYLAPEPYLITSLEGTIQQANRAAAELLGIPEQFIVGKPLSLYICEQDRQFFRSELIRRQERDCFHEWEIGLTCRDGKSLDVACITQINRDQTNKPVSIHWVLRDLTERKRLALLQQNPINSSEQRTIFLENYPLLSSHLGELIPLSQETVWYVVQGLVKLTTLNHQGQEILLGFIGPGASFGKELTSLAIYEASAFSQVELMSFTHAEVAASHDLTQLLLTGIISRLHQTEALLALSGERQLATRLYQLLHLLKKEVGTPVDEGICLNIRLTHEELAMACCTTRVTITRLLKQLQDQKKITFNEKRQIILIEDLIPSNHRNL; encoded by the coding sequence ATGGATCTGAATCGTTTCTCCAAACAAGTTCTGGCGATGCAAGATCGCTTTTCTAGATTACTTCATGGTGCTGAACCCATCAAAGCTTTAACTCCCCAGTTAAGTTCTACCTTTGTCATGGAGATGGGTTGGGCGTTGGAAGAGTTACAAGTTGCTCAGGAGGAATTACAAGAGAAGAATATGGTTTTAGCAGAAGCATTAGAAGCTTCTGTTCATGAACGCAAACGGTATGAAGATTTATTTTATTTAGCTCCAGAACCTTATTTGATCACAAGTTTAGAAGGAACTATTCAACAAGCAAATCGCGCAGCCGCAGAACTATTGGGAATTCCTGAACAATTTATTGTGGGAAAACCCTTATCTTTATATATCTGTGAACAAGACCGTCAATTCTTTCGTTCAGAACTGATTCGCCGACAAGAACGAGATTGTTTTCATGAGTGGGAAATCGGATTAACCTGTCGGGATGGAAAATCTTTAGATGTCGCTTGTATAACCCAAATTAACCGAGATCAAACTAACAAACCCGTTAGTATTCATTGGGTTTTAAGAGATCTGACTGAACGCAAACGCCTTGCTTTATTACAACAAAACCCGATTAATTCTTCTGAGCAAAGGACGATTTTTCTGGAAAATTATCCTTTGCTCAGTTCTCATTTAGGAGAATTAATTCCCCTTTCTCAAGAAACGGTATGGTATGTCGTTCAAGGATTAGTTAAATTAACAACCCTCAATCACCAAGGTCAAGAAATTCTCTTGGGTTTTATAGGGCCAGGAGCTTCTTTTGGTAAAGAATTAACGTCTCTAGCAATTTATGAAGCGAGTGCGTTTTCTCAAGTTGAATTAATGAGTTTTACCCATGCTGAAGTCGCAGCATCTCATGATTTAACTCAACTTTTATTGACGGGTATTATTTCTCGTCTGCACCAAACTGAAGCTTTATTAGCATTATCGGGAGAACGACAACTTGCCACTCGTTTGTATCAGTTACTTCATTTATTAAAAAAGGAAGTCGGTACACCTGTTGATGAAGGAATTTGTCTGAATATTCGTCTCACTCATGAAGAATTAGCGATGGCTTGTTGCACAACCCGTGTTACTATTACTCGCTTACTCAAACAACTTCAAGATCAGAAAAAAATTACATTTAATGAAAAAAGGCAGATTATTCTGATTGAGGATTTAATTCCTTCAAACCATAGGAATTTGTAA
- a CDS encoding alpha/beta hydrolase → MNPSTQTGYLSARPMKQNHSNKLGLYPLNLDKNRDGLVFIPVSYHPSQPAPFILTLHGAGSNAKAGIMPFLPLAESQGLILLAIDSRRQTWDRLRGNFSVDLAFMDLALSQVLSNYNIDSSHLAIAGFSDGATYALSVGLTNGDLFSHIMAFSPGFMAPGKLHGTPRLFISHGIEDKILPIQSCSRKIVPQIQQAGYEVVYQEFAGGHTIPANIVLNVLKWFKSSSS, encoded by the coding sequence ATGAACCCATCTACTCAAACCGGATACTTATCAGCACGACCCATGAAGCAAAACCATAGTAATAAATTGGGTTTATATCCTTTAAATTTAGATAAAAATCGTGATGGCTTAGTTTTTATTCCCGTTAGTTATCATCCTTCTCAACCTGCTCCTTTCATTTTAACGTTACATGGGGCGGGTAGCAATGCCAAAGCCGGAATTATGCCCTTTCTCCCTTTAGCAGAATCACAAGGATTAATCTTATTAGCCATTGATTCTCGCCGACAAACTTGGGATCGACTTCGAGGGAATTTTAGTGTTGATTTAGCCTTTATGGATTTAGCCTTAAGTCAGGTTTTAAGCAACTATAATATTGATTCATCTCATTTAGCGATCGCCGGTTTTTCTGATGGTGCTACCTATGCGTTAAGTGTGGGTTTAACTAATGGGGATTTATTTTCTCATATTATGGCGTTTTCCCCTGGATTTATGGCACCTGGAAAACTTCATGGTACTCCTCGTTTATTTATTTCTCACGGTATCGAGGATAAAATTTTGCCGATTCAATCTTGTAGTCGTAAAATTGTCCCCCAAATTCAACAAGCGGGTTATGAAGTTGTTTATCAAGAGTTTGCGGGCGGTCATACTATTCCTGCCAATATTGTGTTAAATGTTCTAAAATGGTTCAAATCTTCATCATCATAA
- a CDS encoding SDR family oxidoreductase gives MMNHKVAVIVGATGGIGATVAQKLAQNGTKLVLAARNSTKLATLAKNLETTEVLPVSTDITDPQQVEGLMQKTSDYFGQIDILVNAAGAGILKQWNKIEPADLDGMLNLNLKGSVYTCQAAANIMKQQKSGHICNVVGILGKHSMAMSSAYSASKFGLVGFSKCFADEVRRYGIKVTLFYFGGVDTPFWDNVSLKVDRSKMLSVETAANSILYALSAEPQAIPMEINIQPESHLFF, from the coding sequence ATGATGAATCACAAAGTCGCTGTTATTGTCGGCGCAACGGGAGGTATCGGAGCAACGGTTGCTCAAAAATTAGCCCAAAACGGAACAAAACTGGTCTTAGCCGCCAGAAATAGTACGAAATTGGCAACCTTGGCGAAAAACTTAGAAACAACGGAAGTATTACCCGTTTCTACAGATATCACCGACCCCCAACAAGTAGAGGGTTTAATGCAAAAAACCAGCGATTATTTTGGTCAAATTGATATCTTAGTCAATGCTGCGGGTGCCGGAATTTTAAAACAGTGGAATAAAATTGAACCTGCTGATTTAGATGGGATGTTAAATCTCAATTTAAAAGGATCAGTTTATACCTGTCAAGCTGCTGCTAATATTATGAAACAGCAAAAATCAGGACATATTTGTAACGTTGTCGGGATTTTAGGCAAACATTCGATGGCGATGTCGAGTGCCTATTCTGCCTCTAAATTTGGATTAGTAGGGTTTAGTAAATGTTTTGCTGATGAAGTCAGACGCTATGGAATTAAAGTGACCTTATTCTATTTTGGGGGTGTCGATACTCCCTTTTGGGATAACGTTAGTTTAAAAGTTGATCGCTCAAAAATGTTGAGTGTGGAAACGGCTGCTAACTCCATTCTTTATGCGTTATCAGCAGAACCCCAGGCGATTCCAATGGAAATTAATATTCAACCCGAAAGTCATTTATTTTTCTAA
- a CDS encoding CHAP domain-containing protein, producing the protein MTTAANLIRIAAGEVGYAEYPAGSNGNKYGQWYGMNYVPWCAIFVSFCFDKIGLPLPIRSAKGFAYCPDGVSWFRNRGQWFYDARVGDVVFFCWRGDGIADHVGIVESVKSDGSIISIEGNTGIGNDANGGEVMRRSRTPGIILGFGRPPYTNPVASQTQVSRPTTPTPTPPQREVVKVPPNYHKDLVDRLIGGKSDKGHKK; encoded by the coding sequence ATGACAACTGCTGCTAATTTAATTCGGATTGCTGCTGGTGAAGTGGGGTATGCGGAATATCCTGCTGGTAGTAATGGTAATAAGTATGGCCAATGGTACGGGATGAATTACGTTCCTTGGTGTGCAATTTTTGTATCCTTTTGTTTTGATAAAATTGGTTTACCCCTGCCGATTAGAAGTGCTAAAGGATTCGCCTACTGTCCCGATGGGGTGTCTTGGTTTAGAAATCGGGGTCAATGGTTTTACGATGCCAGGGTCGGGGATGTGGTATTTTTCTGTTGGCGAGGAGATGGAATTGCGGATCACGTTGGCATTGTGGAATCCGTTAAATCCGATGGCAGTATTATTAGTATTGAAGGAAATACAGGAATTGGCAATGATGCGAATGGGGGGGAAGTCATGCGACGTTCCCGGACTCCAGGAATTATTTTAGGCTTCGGACGTCCCCCCTATACCAATCCCGTCGCCTCCCAAACTCAAGTTTCTCGTCCAACGACACCAACCCCCACTCCACCCCAACGTGAAGTAGTTAAGGTTCCACCCAATTATCATAAAGATTTAGTGGATCGATTAATAGGGGGTAAATCGGATAAAGGTCATAAAAAATAA
- a CDS encoding glycosyltransferase — MTHFGIICPPYPGHLNPQSALGRELQKRGHQVTVLQLIDLEKKVQSEGLEFYPVGLSIYQPRLLAETFQQLGQLSGIKALQYSVDFCQHFTEILCQDAPKAIAKLGIEALLVDQLEPVGETIAEYLNLPLIVVSCGQAIHRRGDVPPFFTPWLYQNQPWAKIRNQIAYFILDYSCQPILNTINHYRHQWKLPPYPHLYGATSTRLAHISQQPEAFDFPIPNLPKNFYYTGPFRNQSPQNVSFPYERLTGQPLIYASLGSVQNTKVNLFRSIAEACQELDAQLVITHGGGMSETEVKTLPGSPLVVEYAPQVEVLAKASLTITHGGMNTVMDSLSYGVPLVAIPITFEQPGTGARIRWTKTGEVIPVSRLNVARLRQAIQQVLTEKSYSENALKIRDSIRQAGGVKRAADLIEQCLKQPLNPHNYHEPIYSNRILISTTHEAKP, encoded by the coding sequence ATGACGCATTTTGGTATTATTTGTCCCCCCTATCCCGGTCACTTAAATCCTCAGTCTGCTTTAGGACGTGAATTACAAAAACGAGGACATCAAGTTACCGTTTTACAACTGATTGATCTGGAGAAAAAAGTTCAATCAGAAGGCTTAGAATTTTATCCCGTTGGACTGTCTATTTATCAACCCAGACTGTTAGCAGAAACCTTTCAGCAACTGGGTCAATTAAGTGGAATTAAAGCTCTGCAATATTCCGTCGATTTCTGTCAACACTTCACAGAAATTTTGTGTCAAGATGCACCCAAAGCGATCGCTAAATTAGGAATAGAAGCTTTATTAGTTGATCAACTTGAACCTGTGGGAGAAACGATTGCAGAATACCTCAATTTACCCTTAATTGTCGTGTCCTGTGGTCAAGCGATTCATCGTCGTGGGGATGTTCCTCCTTTTTTTACCCCTTGGTTATATCAAAATCAACCTTGGGCAAAAATTCGCAATCAAATTGCCTATTTTATTTTAGATTATAGTTGTCAACCGATTTTAAACACAATTAATCATTACCGACACCAGTGGAAATTACCGCCTTATCCTCATTTATATGGCGCAACTTCAACTCGACTCGCCCATATTAGTCAACAACCAGAAGCCTTTGATTTTCCGATTCCGAATTTACCCAAAAATTTCTACTATACAGGCCCTTTTCGCAATCAATCACCCCAAAACGTTTCCTTTCCTTATGAACGTTTGACCGGACAACCTTTAATTTATGCTTCTTTAGGAAGTGTACAAAATACAAAGGTTAATTTATTTCGATCAATTGCAGAAGCTTGTCAAGAATTAGATGCTCAATTAGTAATTACTCATGGAGGGGGGATGAGCGAAACTGAAGTTAAAACCTTACCCGGTTCTCCTTTAGTCGTTGAGTATGCACCCCAAGTTGAAGTATTAGCAAAAGCAAGTTTAACAATTACTCATGGGGGAATGAATACGGTGATGGATTCTTTAAGTTATGGGGTTCCTTTAGTCGCCATTCCGATTACCTTTGAACAACCGGGAACCGGGGCGCGAATTCGTTGGACAAAAACCGGAGAAGTCATCCCCGTTAGCCGTTTAAATGTTGCTCGATTACGACAAGCGATTCAACAGGTTTTAACGGAAAAATCTTATTCAGAAAATGCCTTAAAAATTAGGGATTCTATTCGCCAAGCTGGAGGTGTTAAACGAGCCGCAGATCTTATAGAACAGTGTCTTAAACAACCTCTAAACCCACACAATTACCATGAACCCATCTACTCAAACCGGATACTTATCAGCACGACCCATGAAGCAAAACCATAG